A genomic window from Zonotrichia leucophrys gambelii isolate GWCS_2022_RI chromosome 25, RI_Zleu_2.0, whole genome shotgun sequence includes:
- the TMEM79 gene encoding transmembrane protein 79: MAAADPVLPPEEVALLELGKVALDKVPPAPDEHLGDPDATLPWDQSQHNARGQLELVETKKRSSPEGGHEDPEEAVPTCPTAEAEDEEVPQLPVMASHVFVPIDPQCIEQSPFKQKQHPTPWPREEGRGDVPPSVPSSDRASSLHHKQVFLPLGPSRYRNPPGFEGRMAKPLAEGSQCPCARDCGTDNLKAVASVAGALLLCPCLIYGAYIFLPFDAPLLPTVSARLVYTLRCATFATFPIVLGMIVSGISRLCSSALEPFGELQREVEIHRTYVSQSVHLFILYFFNMAVLATYLPQELLKLIPLLTGLFAISRLIFWMSYAIGRSFRAFGFSMTFLPLLAMLLWNLYSMFVLEPENLLSLALPTPESRSKESRAKLRHWG, encoded by the exons atggctgctgcagaCCCTGTCCTGCCCCCCGAGgaggtggctctgctggagctgggcaaggTGGCCCTGGACAaggtgccaccagccccagaTGAGCACCTGGGAGACCCTGatgccaccctgccatgggacCAGAGTCAGCACAATGCCCGGGGCCAGCTGGAGCTTGTGGAGACAAAGAAGCGCTCAAGTCCTGAGGGAGGCCATGAAGACCCAGAGGAAGCTGTTCCCACCTGCCCCACAGCTGAGGCCGAAGATGAGGAAGTTCCCCAGCTGCCCGTGATGGCATCCCACGTCTTTGTGCCCATTGACCCGCAGTGCATCGAGCAGAGCCCCTTCAAGCAGAAGCAGCACCCGACCCCATGGCCCcgggaggagggcaggggggatgttccccccagtgtcccctccagtgacagagccagcagccttCACCACAAGCAGGTCTTCCTCCCCCTTGGCCCCTCGCGCTACAGGAACCCACCGGGCTTTGAGGGGCGCATGGCCAAGCCCCTGGCTGAGGGCTCGCAGTGCCCGTGTGCCAGGGACTGTGGCACTGATAACCTCAAGGCCGTGGCATCGGTGGCAGgggccctgctcctctgcccttgCCTCATCTATGGAGCCTACATCTTCCTGCCCTTCGATGCCCCGCTGCTGCCCACCGTCAGTGCCCGCCTGGTCTACACACTGCGCTGTGCCACCTTTGCCACCTTCCCCATCGTGCTGG gAATGATCGTCAGCGGCATCTCCCgcctctgctcctctgccctggagcCCTTTGGAGAGCTCCAGCGGGAGGTGGAGATCCACCGCACTTACGTCTCCCAGTCCGTGCACCTCTTCATCCTCTACTTCTTCAACATGGCCGTGCTGGCCACCTACCTCCCACAGGAGCTCCTCAAGCTCATCCCACTGCTCACAGGGCTCTTCGCCATCTCCAG gtTGATTTTCTGGATGTCCTATGCCATCGGCCGCTCCTTCCGTGCCTTTGGCTTCAGCATGaccttcctgcccctcctggccatgctgctctGGAACCTGTATAGCATGTTTGTGCTGGAGCCTGAGAACCTcctctccctggcactgccaacGCCCGAGAGCCGCTCCAAGGAGAGCAGAGCTAAACTCCGCCACTGGGGCTGA